GACAATGGCGTGGTGCCCGGTTGGTGCTGGTCGCAAAGCGAGCGTTGCCGCGGCCGCCCTGACCGCCATGAAGGAGTTTGTGGGTCTGATTGGGTTGGATCATGTCGACCAGCAGTTCGTCTGTTTCAGCATCGTAGACCAATGTGCCGGGGGGAACATGGATCGTCAAGTCGTCACCGCTTTTGCCGTGCATGTTCTTGCCCATGCCGTGCATGCCATTGTTGGCTTTGTAATGGGCGTTGTAGCGGAAATCGAGCAGGGTTGTCAGACTGGAGTCGGTATGTAGATAGACGTCGCCACCGTTGCCGCCGTCGCCGCCGTCGGGACCCCCGCGAGGAATGAATTTTTCTCGCCGAAACGACATGCAGCCACGGCCGCCGTCGCCGGATTTGACGTGAATTTTAACTTGATCAACGAAACGCATGATCGGGTACTGTTCTTTCTGGCGATCACAGATGTAACACGGTGATCGCATGAATTTTATGGTGTTGTGTGCTGCGAGGTTCTTGCTCTGGCAAAAACCTCCTCCAATCTACCATAAAAAAACCCGAAGTTCTCAACGCTGAACTCCGGGTCTTTAGTTGTGTGTTGCTCGCGCGACTAGTTGGCGTAGACAGAAATTTTCTGACGCTTTTTGTCTTTGCGTTCAAACGTGACAACGCCGTCGATCAGGGCGAACAGGGTGTAATCCTTGCCGCAACCAACATTGTTGCCTGGGTGGAACGTGGTGCCACGCTGACGTACCAGAATGGAACCGGCTGTCACTTCTTGACCACCGAATCGCTTGACGCCAAGGCGTTTACCCGCGCTGTCGCGACCGTTCTTGGAACTGCCGCCCGCTTTTTTGTGAGCCATGAGTAGCCTCCTTAAGCCTCAATGCCTGTAATCATCAGACGAGTGATGGGTTGACGGTGTCCATAGGTCTTGCGAAAGCCCTGACGACGCTTGGATTTAAAGACGAGGACTTTTTTGTCCTTGCCCTGCTCGACAATGCGAGCTGTGACCTTTGCGCCTGGCAATAGAGGTGCTCCGATTTTTACCTCTTCTCCGCCGACCATGAGGACCTCGCTCAGTTCGATGGTTTCACCAACGGAACCGGCGATTTTTTCAATTTTGACTGTGTCACCTTCGGATACTTTGTATTGCTTTCCTCCGGTCTTGATCACCGCATACATGTACTTCACCTCGTTTCTCTGTGTTTTTGTACTTCAGTAACGGCGCACTGTACCTTTCGACCGAAACGCTGTCAAGGAGATTTTTTCTTTTACTCCGCTGATGCTGACAGGGCATCAAACTGCATGAACTTGGCATCGGCACGGGCCATCAGACAGTCGCCATGATGCAGCTGAGCCTCAACGCGATACACCGGAGCCAGGCGTTGGGTGATACGGGCTGAAAGGTGCAATGGCGCTTCAGCCGGAACCGGGTGAAGAAAGCGCACCTTCAGCTCGCCGGTGACGGCTTTGATGTGGTGGGCAAACAGGCAATGGGTCATGGCGCTGTCGAGCAGAGAGCAGATAATGCCGCCGTGGAGCAGGCTATGATAGCCCTGCAGCCACGGCGAACCACGGAATGATGTCTGGACACCACCCTGGCCATCGTCAGTAAAGGCAAGTTTTAATGACAGTGGATTGCGCTCTCCACACATGATGCAGTGCTGATGCCCGTGTCCTTCACCGGTGGCCGAGGCCAGATCAATGGTCACAGAGATTGATCCCGGTAGTCAGGCTGCCGTTGAGATGTTGCTCGACCAGAACCTGGGGCAATTCCGCAGGTGCACCGGTAATAACCTGAATGCCGTGACTGTCAAACAATTGCTTGGCACGTTGCCCCATACCGCCGGCAATAATCAGGGTGACCTGTTTTTCCGCCAACCATTGTGGCAGGACACCCGGCTCGTGAGGCGGCGGAGTGACAAATTCCGGCGAGCCGACAGAGGAATTCTCATCGACATCGACGAGAGCGAATTGTTCACAGTGGCCGAAGTGGGGGGTCAACTTGCCTTCGGCAGTGGGGATGGCGACTTTCATGAATAGACTCCTGTTTCTTTTGTTTGGGTTGGTGATTCATCCAGGGTGATTTGAACTTTGAGCTTGGCCCACAGGTCGCGGATGGCCATCGCGGCGATGCTGTCCTGCTGACGAACGACGGGCTGCGCTTTGAGCTGTGAGTTAACCATTTGGCGGTCAAACGGAATTAAACCGAGACACGCGATATTACGGCGTGCTGCCTGCTCTTTAATTTGACGGGTCATGTCCGGATTGACATCCCAACGGTTGATGCACAGGCTGCCGGGAATGGCAAAGTGTTCCAACAGATCAATGATTCGTTGTAGATCGTGAAGACCCGACAGGGTTGGTTCCGTGACAATCAACACGTGATCGGCTCCGGTGATCGAGGCAATGACCGGACAGCCGAGACCTGGAGGACCATCCACCAGAACCAGAGGCGCTTGCTGTTCCTGCGCCCAGTTTCGTGCCTGCTGGCGAACCAGACTGACGAGTTTTCCGGAATTTTCCGCACCGACATCAAGACGGGCATGGACCATGGCGCCTTCCATCGTCTGAGATTGATACCATTCTCCGCAGCGACGCGGGACCATGGTGATTGCCTGCTGAGGGCAGAACCGGGCACAGACGCCACACCCTTCGCATCCGGAAGGCCGAATGGTGTAGGGGGGCAGCGGGGTGATGCCGTCAAACCGACATAGCCTCTGGCACTCACCGCATTGGGTGCACTGCGCCTCGTCGATGACGGCGATGGACCCGCTGATAAATTCATGGCAGTGCTCAATGCGTGGCGACAGCAATAGGTGCAGGTTCGCCGCATCAACGTCGCAATCGGCAATCAGGCAATGATCGGCCAACATCGCCAATGACGCGGTCAGGCTGGTCTTGCCGGTGCCGCCTTTGCCACTGACAACAATCAGTTCTTTCATGACAGGTTCTCCCGGTACAGGGTTTCGGCCTGGGCAAGGACCGTGATTAACTGTTCTTTCAGTCCGGGCAGGGCTTCAAGAAGGCTTTCACCGCGGGAGTAGGCGACGGCAACGCGTTTTTCATAGGGCAATTGCAAAAGAATGGGTATTTTTTCGCGGCGGCAAAAATCCACAATGCACCGGTCACCGAGGTCGCTGCGATTGACGATGACAGCTAGCGGGCGCTGAAGCTGGCGTACGGTCTCAACCGCAATTTCAAGATCGTGCAAACCGAACGGCGTTGGTTCCGTGACCAGCACGACAACGTCGGCATCCTGAATGGTCGTGATCAGAGGGCAGGAGGTACCCGGCGGACAATCAAGGATGATTTGATTTTCCAGGTGCTGATTTTTTTTCAATGCGCGGATCAGCGGCGGTGACATGGCTTGACCGACATCGAGCAGGCCGCTGTAAAGATCAATGTGGCCATGGCGGCTTTTATGAATAACGCCGATGCGTTGTTTCTGCTCACTGATGGCATGCTCGGGGCAAATCATCTGGCAGCCACCACAGCTGTGACATAGGCCTTCAAATAGAAGCGTCTCGGTTGGCAGGCAGGCCAGTGCATTGAAGGTGCAAAATTCTCCGCAGGCGCCACAGTGCGTGCACAGCTCGTCATCAATGCGCGGCACGGGGATGGTGACAATTTCACACTCCCGTGGGCTGTCTCCTAAAAAAAGATGACTGTTGGGCTCTTCGACATCACAATCGAGTAATTGAACCGGCTCCTGACAGGCCTGGGCAAGAGCCACGGCCAGAGTGGTTTTCCCTGTCCCTCCTTTGCCGGAGGCGATGGCCAGTTTCATACTTCACCCCAGTGACCTTCGACTGTGGCCGCTTCCGTAGCGGTCAGAGTGCCGTTTTTGACGGCTTCAAGGGCATCCGAAATAGTTGTGTCTTTGGTGGGGTAGACGGTAATAGCAGAGCGATTGAGCAAGGCAAAGGCTTTAGGCCCGCATTGCCCGGTCACCACGGCGTTGACGTTGTTCTGAATCAGTCGCGTGGCACTTTGAATCCCTGCACCTTGTGCCGATTGGCGATTCTGGGTGTTTTCAATCACCTCAATGGTTTCCTGTTCAGTATCGACGATCAGAAAGCGTTCACTGCGACCGAAGCGGGTATCTACCCGTGCATTGAGATCCGTTCCCTGGGTGCTGAAAGCTATTTTCATGGATGATCTGTCATCACGGCGGCCAAGGACCGCCGTGATGCCTTGTTGGGCTGAAGTTGAGAGATCAGTTGCGAGGACGACTGAGTTCTTCCAGGGTTTGGCTCATGGCATTGAGCTGTTGCTGCATTTGGTTCATCTGTTGACGCAGATCTGTATCCTCCTCGTCAAGGCGACGAATTCCCTGGCGCATCATTCCCTGACGACCCATGCCCCGACCGGACATCCCATTTCGTTGTCCCCGGCCGCAACGACCGGTACCTCGCCCTGTGCGGGGCCCTTCACCTAAAGGTCCTGTTCCGTTTTGATTCGGCATGATTTGACTCCTTTGTAAATTATTTGGGGGGCGCGTTCAGGTTCATCCTGCGCTGCCGTCCCCGTCTCTGCCGTCCGGCACCGCCGCATCCCGGCATCGGGAAATGCTGTTCCAGGGGCAGATGGTTGCGCCATCCGTCAATAACGGCATGGCAAGGTCCGGCGATAAACCGGTGTACGGTAATGCCGTAACCGTTCGCCGCATAATAGCTGCCACAAGTCATCGCGCCGCAGATCAGCGTTGTGACCTGATGCTCTTTGAGAAACCACAGCTTCTCAAGAGCGGAACCTTCGGGAAGGGTCAATTGCTGCCAGGGCAGATCACACAGTTCATCAACAACGATCAGCTGACTGGCAACGTCAAATACCGGCGCAATGCGGTCATTCCAAATGGTCAATCCTGCAGTAGCCACAGGTAGCTCCTTCCCGCGAGATTCCAGAGTGCTGGAGAGCATAAAAGCAAGGGGGGTGCCAGCCTAACGTTTGTGGGTGTTTTATCTTGTTAACTTGCTGATATTAAAGATGATTTTTTGCGTATATGGTCGCGAGGTGGACGTACAATTTTACCGGATTGTGTCGCTTTTGTGCGTCGGTGTCTGTCGGGTATTTTGCGCTAGTGCGACGGTGTGGTGTTGCGACCATCGTGGTCAGGCAGGGCGATGTGCAGAGTACTGATCTTTCGGTAAAGCGTCGCTTTGTGGATGTTCAGCTCACGGGCCGTAGCAGCACGGTTGAACTGATTACGTTTCAGAGCGGCGAGAATGACCTGACGTTCGTGCTGTTGGCGGCTGGCGCGGATGGCCTGGGCTCCGCTGTCCGCTGCACCCTGTTGCAGCGTTGTCGGCAGGCAGGGCAGGTCGATCGCGCTGCTCCGACACAGTACAAAGGCCCGTTCGACAACATTTTCGAGTTCGCGAACATTGCCCGGCCAGTGATGGGCCATTAACGCACTGAGGGCTGCTGGCGTGACCGAGGTGATGTTTTTATGTTGCAACTGATTGAAGCGCTGGATGAAGTGGTCAACCAGCAGAGGCAGATCTTCCATGCGCTGTCGCAGGGGCGGCAAGTCAATCTGGACCACCTGAATGCGGTAGAACAGGTCGCGGCGGAATTCTCCTTTTTCCACCATTTCCTCAAGGTTGCGATTGGTAGCGGCAAGGATGCGGGCATGACAGGGTTCGCTGCGGTTGGAACCGAGCGGTTCGAACTGATGTTCTTGGAGGACGCGCAGCAGGCGGACTTGCAGGGCCGGGCTGATTTCACCGATTTCATCGAGAAACAGGCTGCCGCGGCCGGCGACGGCAAAACGCCCCGGCTTGTCGGCAATCGCACCGGTAAACGCGCCTTTTTTGTGGCCGAACAGTTCCGATTCGAGCAGGGTGTCGGGCAGGGCGCCGCAGTTGACGGCGACAAAAGGCTGATCCGCGCGTTCACTGAGGCTGTGGATCGCGCGGGCGACCAGTTCTTTACCGGTGCCGGTTTCGCCTTGAATCAAGACGGTACTGCTGCTGGCGGCCACGGCGGTAATCAGCTGGAAAATATCGTGCATCACCGGGCTGTGACTGACCAGATCACCGAGCTGACGCTGGCCACTAAGCTGTTTGCGCAGTGCTTCCACCTCACTGAGATCACGAAACGTTTCTGCCCCGCCAATGATGCGGCCGCGTTTGTCGCGTAATACGGCGGTGGAAATACTGATGGGGATACGTTCGCCGTCGGCATTGATCATGTAGCCGGTGCGGTTGATGATCGGTTTCCCGTCGGCCAGGGTTTGGCGCAGGGCGCAGTGGTTTTCGCACATGCTGGAGCGAAACACCTCGGAGCACAGCTGACCGATAGCCTGATCGCGCGGTGTGCCGGTGATCTCCTCGGCAGCGCGGTTAAACGAGGTGATGCGCCAGTCATTATCGACGGTAAACACCCCATCGCTGATGCTCTCGAGAATCGCCTCGGTGGAGGTGGTCAGGTTGTCCTCATCCTGTTTCGCCATCACGTCACCCGGTTAACCGGCACCGATCTCGAATTGCTCAATGTGAAAATTGGGCCGGGCGATAATGGTGATCTGTTTCTGGTAGTGCTGCTCCAGCTCGTCAATCACACCACTTTCCTCATCGTAGAGCAACGCGGCAACATCGGGATGCACCTGCAGGTTGACACGGTAGCCGGGCAGGTCACTCATCTCCCGTTTCAACTTGCGGAAAATCTCAAACACCATGGTGGTGCGGCTCTTGATGTAGCCGGTGCCTTCACAGTACGGACAGGGCTCGCATAGAGTGCGGCCAATGCTCTCGCGCACCCGTTTTCGAGTCATCTCAACCAGACCCAGTTCGGAGATTTTGAGGATATTGGTTTTGCTCTTGTCGCTCTTTAAGGCTTCTTCAAGGGCACTGTGCACCTGTTCGCGGTGGGCTTCCTTCTCCATATCAATAAAATCAATAATGATCAGGCCGCCGATGTTGCGCAGGCGCAGCTGATAGGCAATTTCGCGTACTGCTTCAAGGTTGGTTTTGAGAATGGTGTCTTCGAGGTTGCGCTTGCCGACAAAACGGCCGGTATTGACATCGACAGCGGTCAGCGCCTCGGTCTGCTCAATGATGATATAACCGCCACTTTTTAGCCAGACTTTGCGTCCCAGAGCGCGGGCGATCTCCACTTCGAGGCCGTAGGCATCAAACAGTGGCTCGTTTTTGTCGTGCAGCTCAATGGTATATTTTTGTTTCGGCATGTAGGTGCCGAGAAACTGCACAATTTTGTCATACTCGCTTTGCGAATCGACGACAATGTGGCGGATGTCTTCAGTGAGGATATCGCGGAGAACTTTGCTGGTCACATCAAGGTCCGAATGGATCAGGCAGGGAGCAATCGCCCCTTTTTGACGGGCATCAATATCCTTCCACAGTTCAGAAAGATAAAGCATATCGGCACGCAGATCATCTTCGCTTTTCCCCTCTGCGGCGGTTCGGACAATAAAACCGGTCCCCGGTGGCCGAATTTCTTCTACCGTGGAACGCAGACGTTCTTTCTCCTCTTCGTTTTCAATCCGTCGCGAGATGCCGATATGGTCAATGGTTGGCATATAGACCAGATGACGACCGGGCAGGGAGATGTGCGAGGTGATGCGTGCGCCTTTCGTGCCGAGAGGTTCTTTGGCGATCTGAGCGAGGATCTCCTGACCTTCCTGAAGCAAATCTTCGATGGGCGGCAGGGGGTTTTCTTCGATGTTCTCATCGCCGGGATCGGCGCTGGAACTGCGACCGTCCACATAATCAACCACGGCATCCATTTCATCAATCACATCAGCGACGTAAAGAAAACCGGCCTTCTCCAGACCGATATCAACAAAGGCCGCCTGCATGCCGGGCAGTACGCGGATCACTTTGCCTTTGTAAATATTGCCGACAATGCCTCGTTCGCAGCAGCGCTCAATATAGAGTTCGGCAATATGACCGTTCTCCTGCAAGGCAACGCGGGTTTCACGCGATGTTGTGTTGATGACCAGTTTCTTGGTCATGACAGACTCCTTTTATATGGAAAAAAATAAAATTCTTAATTGTGTGCGCTATTGTGCAAAAACATTGCGGTGCGCAGTCTAGTCTTCAAAAGACTCAGGAACCTCCATAGTGACCGCCGTTTTACAGATGCGCAGGCTACGGACCTCATGGTCGCCGAGGCCGAGCAGATGGGCGGCGATAGTGACCGGGCTGCCTTTACGCAGGGTCATGATCAGGGCATTTTGCTCCAGGCACAGGGCGTCGACATCGCCACGGATATCCACGTCGACCACTTTGCCGCCTTTGTCTCGTTGTACGATAACATGGTCGGCGTCCATAAATGGACCAATTTGTTCACTCACCCGCTGGCGGACGCTGTCATCAAGGGGCACGCGATAGTCGCTGGCAACAATACAGCTGCCTGGTGACGGCATACGCCAATGAACATTTTGCACCGAGGTCACGGCGAATCCGCTCGGTAGCTCGGCGGCCAGTTGCTGGCCAAGCTGGTCCGCGTCAACGGGCTGATAGAGTTCCACATCGACCACTTCGCTGATGCTTTCGACCCCGGTGGGCAGCGCGTCGGGAAACGAGATGCGGGGGTGAGGGTGAAATCCCTGGGAAAAACGCACCGGCGCATTTATGCGACGCAGTGCGCGCTGCAACACGGTCATGAATTCCAGATGACTGACAAAGCGGGCTTGGTCAGTCTTGTGCAGGCACAGGCGAATTTTAAAGCGCTCTTCCCCTTGAGAACTTTTTGCCTCGATCGCAGGGAATTGTGGCTGTTCTTTGGCATAGCGCATACGCAGCTGATCAAAATCGCACACACCGCAACCGCTGCATGGTCCGGTGCGGCAATCCGGGGTGTAGTGCTCGGCCAGGGCATTGCGGCGCTCCGCCAGGAAGAAACCTTTGTCGATGCCGCAGTCGATGTGGTCCCAGGGCAGAATTTCGTTTTCGTCACGCTGGCGCAGATAAAAATCACTGTCGATGCCGCAGTTAGCAAAGGCCTGTTGCCAGCGGGCGAACTGAAAATGATCGCGCCAGCCGTCAAAGCAACTGCCGAGTTCGACCGCTTTTTCCAAAACGGCACCAAGACGCCGGTCGCCACGGGCAAACACCCCTTCAAGATAGGACAGTTCAGCTTCATGCCATTTCAGGCGTAGCTTTTTACGCCTCAGTTCGTCGCGCAGGTAGTGCTGCCGTTCCACGGTTTCGGCGATGCTCAGTTGCGCTTCCCACTGGAACGGCGTATGCGCTTTGGGGACAAAGGTGGAGACGGCCACATTGACGTCGCCTCCGCCTTCCGTGCCTTTGGCGCAACGTTTGACCTGACGGGCCAGTTCAACAATGGCATCGAGGTCTTCACGGCTTTCCGTGGGCAAGCCCATCATGAAATAGAGTTTGATCAGCCTCCAGCCGAGGGTGTAGATGGTGCGGGCAGTTTCCAGCAGGTCATCGGCTTTGATCCCCTTGTTGATGACATCACGCAGCCGGTCGGTGCCAGCTTCCGGCGCCAGGGTGAAGCCGGTCTTGCGTACCTTGCGAATCTCTTCGATCAAATCTTCGGTCAGCGAACCGACGCGCAGGCTGGGCAGGGACACGGCCACGCGGTCTTCGGCATAACGGGCCATCAGGTGTTTGAGCAGCGGTTCAATGGCCGTATAGTCGCCGCTGGACAGTGACAGCAGTGAGACTTCGTCGTAACCGCTGTTTTCAAGGGCGTTGTCGATGTGTTGGGCGATGGTTTCCGCATTGCGCTCACGCACCGGGCGGTAGATATAACCGGCCTGGCAGAAGCGGCAGCCACGCGTACAGCCGCGGGCAATTTCGACCGCCACGCGGTCGTGAACCGTATGCATGAACGGAATCAGCGGTTTGTCCGGATAGACGGTTGTGTCGAGGTCGGTGATAAAGCGGCGTTTGACGCTTTGCACCTGCGGGTCAAGAGCTGTGCGCTCTTTGATCTGACCTCTATCGTCATAACTGAAGGCAAACAGCTGCGGCAGGTAGATGCCCTCAATCAGTTTCAGACGATCGAAACATTGCTGGCGCGTTTCACCGGCCTGACGACTGTCACGCACGGTTTGACACAGCTCGACAATCACTTCTTCGCCGTCGCCGATCACGGCCAGGTCGATAAAGTCAGCCAATGGTTCCGGGTTATAGGCGCAGGGGCCACCAACGACGATCAGCGGATGGCTCTCATTGCGCTGGTCGCGGCGCAGGGGGATACCGGCCAGCTTGAGCATGGTCAGCACATTGGTGTAACACAATTCATATTGCAGGCTGAAACCGACCAGGTCGAATTTGCCGAGAGGCGTTTGTGATTCCAGCGACATCAGAGGGATATCTTGGTCGCGCATCTCCTGCGCCATGTCCGGCCAAGGGCAATAACTGCGTTCGGCAGCGATCCATTCCTGTTGGTTTAGAACACGGTAGAGAATGGCTGAACCGAGGTGGCTCATGCCGATTTCGTAGGTGTCGGGAAAGGCCAGGGCAAAACGTAGATCCACAGAAGCGGGGTCTTTGTGGATGCTGCCAGCCTCGCCGCCGATATAGCGGGCCGGACGGTTAATGTGCAGCAGAGCGTCGCAGGAATTCATCATTGTCTTTCAAGGGTGTCGTGTTAAATTAGGGAGCTGCTTGATGCACGGATTCCGGCACATGTCCCGATTGGTGCGCAGCCCACGCAATCTACAATGCCGCCTGCGGCACTGACAAGTTTTTTTGTTTTTTTCAACTGTTAAGGAGGAACACATGTCCGAAATCTTTTCCCCCGAGGTGGACCTGCATGTCCACACCATTTCTTCGGGGCATGCGTTCAGTACCATAGAGGAAAATGCTCGAGCCGCTGCAGAGCGAGGCCTCAAGGGGATCGGCATGACCGACCATGGGCCATCGATGCCCGGAGCGCCGCATCTCTATCATTTCATGGTGTTGGGCTTTATCCCGGATACGTTATGCGGTGTGCGCATTTTTCGCGGGATAGAAGCCAATTTGCAGAACGATGGTCGCATCGACCTCGACGACAGCTATTTGCAAAATCTCGATGTGGTTCTGGCCGGGTTTCATGCCGATTGTGGTTATACGGGGACGACCCGCGACGATCATACCCGGACCATGATGTTGGCCATGGAAAATCCGCTGGTGCATATTATCTCCCATCCCGGCAATCCGGAATTCCCGATTGATTATTATGCCGTGGTCCGTCAGGCGGTCGCGACCGGGACCGCTTTGGAGATCAACAGCTCTTCCTTTCGACGGGCGCGGCGGGGCAGTGCACCCAACTGCATGGAGATTGCCCGGCTGTGTGCCGAACAGGGGGCCTTGGTGTCCATCGGCAGTGATGCGCATATTGCTCAGGGGGTTGGAGAGTTCAGTGATTCCCTCCAGGCCTTGATGCAGGTGGGTATTGATCCCGAGCAGATTGTTAATCGAACTCTCGAATCGACCCTGGCATTTCTTGGCCTGGATGGAGAACTGGACGCATGAGACTCTCTTTTGAACGACAATTGATTGCCGATTACGGGCGTAAACTGGTGCAGAGCTGCTTGACGACCGGCAGTGGCGGAAATCTGAGCGTGTTGAATGCTGAAGAAAATCTGATTGCCATTGGTCCCAGCGGGATTGATTATGCGGATGTGTCGGCTCAGGACGTGGTCCTGGTGGATCGCCGGGGAACGGTGGTTGAAGGGCGCTGGAAACCGTCGAGTGAATTGAGCTTTCATCTCGCCCTGTACGATCAGCGCCCTGATGTGCGTGCTGTGGTTCATACCCATTCGGTGTATGCCACCACGATGGCTTGCCTGCATCGTGAGATCCCGGCGGTTCATTATCTGGTCGCTTTTGCCGGCAAAAAAGTTCCCCTGGCACCCTATGCCACCTTTGGTACCCCTGAACTCGCTGAATCGGTACGCGGTCATATTGGTGACAGCAATGCTCTGTTGCTGGCGAACCATGGGTTGGTTGCT
This is a stretch of genomic DNA from uncultured Desulfuromonas sp.. It encodes these proteins:
- a CDS encoding ATP-binding protein, which encodes MKLAIASGKGGTGKTTLAVALAQACQEPVQLLDCDVEEPNSHLFLGDSPRECEIVTIPVPRIDDELCTHCGACGEFCTFNALACLPTETLLFEGLCHSCGGCQMICPEHAISEQKQRIGVIHKSRHGHIDLYSGLLDVGQAMSPPLIRALKKNQHLENQIILDCPPGTSCPLITTIQDADVVVLVTEPTPFGLHDLEIAVETVRQLQRPLAVIVNRSDLGDRCIVDFCRREKIPILLQLPYEKRVAVAYSRGESLLEALPGLKEQLITVLAQAETLYRENLS
- a CDS encoding ATP-binding protein, with translation MKELIVVSGKGGTGKTSLTASLAMLADHCLIADCDVDAANLHLLLSPRIEHCHEFISGSIAVIDEAQCTQCGECQRLCRFDGITPLPPYTIRPSGCEGCGVCARFCPQQAITMVPRRCGEWYQSQTMEGAMVHARLDVGAENSGKLVSLVRQQARNWAQEQQAPLVLVDGPPGLGCPVIASITGADHVLIVTEPTLSGLHDLQRIIDLLEHFAIPGSLCINRWDVNPDMTRQIKEQAARRNIACLGLIPFDRQMVNSQLKAQPVVRQQDSIAAMAIRDLWAKLKVQITLDESPTQTKETGVYS
- a CDS encoding sigma 54-interacting transcriptional regulator; this translates as MAKQDEDNLTTSTEAILESISDGVFTVDNDWRITSFNRAAEEITGTPRDQAIGQLCSEVFRSSMCENHCALRQTLADGKPIINRTGYMINADGERIPISISTAVLRDKRGRIIGGAETFRDLSEVEALRKQLSGQRQLGDLVSHSPVMHDIFQLITAVAASSSTVLIQGETGTGKELVARAIHSLSERADQPFVAVNCGALPDTLLESELFGHKKGAFTGAIADKPGRFAVAGRGSLFLDEIGEISPALQVRLLRVLQEHQFEPLGSNRSEPCHARILAATNRNLEEMVEKGEFRRDLFYRIQVVQIDLPPLRQRMEDLPLLVDHFIQRFNQLQHKNITSVTPAALSALMAHHWPGNVRELENVVERAFVLCRSSAIDLPCLPTTLQQGAADSGAQAIRASRQQHERQVILAALKRNQFNRAATARELNIHKATLYRKISTLHIALPDHDGRNTTPSH
- a CDS encoding Rne/Rng family ribonuclease, which codes for MTKKLVINTTSRETRVALQENGHIAELYIERCCERGIVGNIYKGKVIRVLPGMQAAFVDIGLEKAGFLYVADVIDEMDAVVDYVDGRSSSADPGDENIEENPLPPIEDLLQEGQEILAQIAKEPLGTKGARITSHISLPGRHLVYMPTIDHIGISRRIENEEEKERLRSTVEEIRPPGTGFIVRTAAEGKSEDDLRADMLYLSELWKDIDARQKGAIAPCLIHSDLDVTSKVLRDILTEDIRHIVVDSQSEYDKIVQFLGTYMPKQKYTIELHDKNEPLFDAYGLEVEIARALGRKVWLKSGGYIIIEQTEALTAVDVNTGRFVGKRNLEDTILKTNLEAVREIAYQLRLRNIGGLIIIDFIDMEKEAHREQVHSALEEALKSDKSKTNILKISELGLVEMTRKRVRESIGRTLCEPCPYCEGTGYIKSRTTMVFEIFRKLKREMSDLPGYRVNLQVHPDVAALLYDEESGVIDELEQHYQKQITIIARPNFHIEQFEIGAG
- a CDS encoding NifB/NifX family molybdenum-iron cluster-binding protein → MKIAFSTQGTDLNARVDTRFGRSERFLIVDTEQETIEVIENTQNRQSAQGAGIQSATRLIQNNVNAVVTGQCGPKAFALLNRSAITVYPTKDTTISDALEAVKNGTLTATEAATVEGHWGEV
- a CDS encoding TIGR03960 family B12-binding radical SAM protein — encoded protein: MMNSCDALLHINRPARYIGGEAGSIHKDPASVDLRFALAFPDTYEIGMSHLGSAILYRVLNQQEWIAAERSYCPWPDMAQEMRDQDIPLMSLESQTPLGKFDLVGFSLQYELCYTNVLTMLKLAGIPLRRDQRNESHPLIVVGGPCAYNPEPLADFIDLAVIGDGEEVIVELCQTVRDSRQAGETRQQCFDRLKLIEGIYLPQLFAFSYDDRGQIKERTALDPQVQSVKRRFITDLDTTVYPDKPLIPFMHTVHDRVAVEIARGCTRGCRFCQAGYIYRPVRERNAETIAQHIDNALENSGYDEVSLLSLSSGDYTAIEPLLKHLMARYAEDRVAVSLPSLRVGSLTEDLIEEIRKVRKTGFTLAPEAGTDRLRDVINKGIKADDLLETARTIYTLGWRLIKLYFMMGLPTESREDLDAIVELARQVKRCAKGTEGGGDVNVAVSTFVPKAHTPFQWEAQLSIAETVERQHYLRDELRRKKLRLKWHEAELSYLEGVFARGDRRLGAVLEKAVELGSCFDGWRDHFQFARWQQAFANCGIDSDFYLRQRDENEILPWDHIDCGIDKGFFLAERRNALAEHYTPDCRTGPCSGCGVCDFDQLRMRYAKEQPQFPAIEAKSSQGEERFKIRLCLHKTDQARFVSHLEFMTVLQRALRRINAPVRFSQGFHPHPRISFPDALPTGVESISEVVDVELYQPVDADQLGQQLAAELPSGFAVTSVQNVHWRMPSPGSCIVASDYRVPLDDSVRQRVSEQIGPFMDADHVIVQRDKGGKVVDVDIRGDVDALCLEQNALIMTLRKGSPVTIAAHLLGLGDHEVRSLRICKTAVTMEVPESFED
- the rplU gene encoding 50S ribosomal protein L21, whose translation is MYAVIKTGGKQYKVSEGDTVKIEKIAGSVGETIELSEVLMVGGEEVKIGAPLLPGAKVTARIVEQGKDKKVLVFKSKRRQGFRKTYGHRQPITRLMITGIEA
- the rpmA gene encoding 50S ribosomal protein L27; this translates as MAHKKAGGSSKNGRDSAGKRLGVKRFGGQEVTAGSILVRQRGTTFHPGNNVGCGKDYTLFALIDGVVTFERKDKKRQKISVYAN
- a CDS encoding DUF5320 family protein, whose product is MPNQNGTGPLGEGPRTGRGTGRCGRGQRNGMSGRGMGRQGMMRQGIRRLDEEDTDLRQQMNQMQQQLNAMSQTLEELSRPRN
- a CDS encoding phosphatase, producing the protein MSEIFSPEVDLHVHTISSGHAFSTIEENARAAAERGLKGIGMTDHGPSMPGAPHLYHFMVLGFIPDTLCGVRIFRGIEANLQNDGRIDLDDSYLQNLDVVLAGFHADCGYTGTTRDDHTRTMMLAMENPLVHIISHPGNPEFPIDYYAVVRQAVATGTALEINSSSFRRARRGSAPNCMEIARLCAEQGALVSIGSDAHIAQGVGEFSDSLQALMQVGIDPEQIVNRTLESTLAFLGLDGELDA
- a CDS encoding NifB/NifX family molybdenum-iron cluster-binding protein → MKVAIPTAEGKLTPHFGHCEQFALVDVDENSSVGSPEFVTPPPHEPGVLPQWLAEKQVTLIIAGGMGQRAKQLFDSHGIQVITGAPAELPQVLVEQHLNGSLTTGINLCDH
- a CDS encoding PaaI family thioesterase — its product is MTIDLASATGEGHGHQHCIMCGERNPLSLKLAFTDDGQGGVQTSFRGSPWLQGYHSLLHGGIICSLLDSAMTHCLFAHHIKAVTGELKVRFLHPVPAEAPLHLSARITQRLAPVYRVEAQLHHGDCLMARADAKFMQFDALSASAE